The following proteins are co-located in the Streptomyces sp. NBC_01198 genome:
- a CDS encoding GlxA family transcriptional regulator: MSASRRLHRVAVLVLEGAKPLDVGIPAQVFTTRASMPYEVRVCGAAPGLVTGGDGLSYHVATGLDALAWADVVFLPGYRFPDRDAPPGPVLDALVAAHERGARLAAISTGAFALAATGLLDGKRATTHWHYTRRLAARHPLVRVDENVLFVDEGDVLTSAGAASGIDLCLHILRGDLGVAASNHAARRLVAAPYRSGGQAQYVPRSVPEPLGERFAATREWALHRLGEPLTLGVLARHAAVSPRTFSRRFADDTGYTPMQWVLRARIDMSRELLERSERSIEQIAADVGLGTGANLRQHFQHILGTTPSEYRRTFTQGE, translated from the coding sequence GTGTCAGCCTCCCGCCGCCTGCATCGCGTCGCCGTCCTCGTCCTTGAGGGGGCCAAGCCGCTCGACGTCGGCATTCCCGCGCAGGTGTTCACCACCCGCGCGAGCATGCCGTACGAGGTGCGGGTGTGCGGGGCGGCGCCCGGGCTCGTGACCGGTGGCGACGGGCTGTCGTACCACGTCGCCACCGGCCTGGACGCGCTCGCCTGGGCCGACGTCGTCTTCCTGCCCGGCTACCGCTTTCCTGACCGCGACGCCCCGCCGGGTCCGGTGCTCGACGCGCTGGTCGCCGCGCACGAGCGGGGCGCGCGGCTGGCGGCGATCTCGACCGGGGCCTTCGCGCTCGCCGCCACCGGGCTGCTGGACGGCAAGCGCGCCACCACCCACTGGCACTACACCCGGCGGCTCGCCGCCAGGCACCCGCTGGTCCGGGTCGACGAGAACGTGCTCTTCGTGGACGAGGGCGACGTGCTGACCTCGGCCGGCGCCGCCTCCGGCATCGACCTGTGCCTGCACATCCTGCGCGGCGACCTCGGGGTGGCCGCGTCCAACCACGCGGCCAGGCGGCTGGTCGCGGCGCCGTACCGCAGCGGCGGGCAGGCGCAGTACGTGCCGCGCAGCGTGCCGGAACCGCTCGGCGAGCGGTTCGCCGCCACCCGGGAGTGGGCGCTGCACCGGCTCGGCGAGCCGCTCACCCTCGGGGTGCTGGCCCGGCACGCGGCGGTGTCGCCGCGGACGTTCTCCCGGCGCTTCGCCGACGACACCGGCTACACCCCGATGCAGTGGGTGCTGCGGGCCCGTATCGACATGTCCCGTGAGCTGCTGGAACGCTCCGAGCGGAGCATCGAGCAGATCGCTGCTGACGTCGGGCTCGGTACGGGCGCGAACCTGCGGCAGCACTTCCAGCACATCCTCGGCACCACCCCGAGCGAGTACCGGCGCACCTTCACGCAGGGCGAGTAG
- the gap gene encoding type I glyceraldehyde-3-phosphate dehydrogenase, translating to MTRIAINGFGRIGRNVLRALIERDSDLDVVAVNDLTEPAGLARLLAFDTTAGRLGRPVSVDGDTLVVDGRRIKVLAEREPAQLPWADLGVDIVLEATGRFTSAAAARAHLTAGARKVLVSAPSDGADATVAYGVNTEVYDPATHTVVSNASCTTNALAPLAAVLDQLAGIEHGFMTTVHAYTQEQNLQDGPHRDARRARAAAVNIVPTTTGAAKAIGHVLPNLDGKLSGDSIRVPVPVGSIVELNTTVARDVTRDEVLAAYRAAAEGPLAGILEYSEDALVSSDITGNPASAIFDSALTRVDGRHIKVVAWYDNEWGFSNRVVDTLHLLAGS from the coding sequence ATGACTCGTATCGCCATCAACGGATTCGGCCGCATCGGCCGCAACGTGCTGCGCGCGCTGATCGAGCGCGACAGCGACCTCGACGTCGTCGCGGTCAACGACCTCACCGAGCCGGCCGGCCTCGCCCGGCTGCTCGCCTTCGACACCACGGCCGGCCGGCTCGGCCGCCCGGTCAGCGTCGACGGGGACACCCTCGTCGTCGACGGCCGCCGCATCAAGGTGCTCGCCGAGCGCGAACCCGCGCAGCTGCCGTGGGCCGACCTCGGCGTCGACATCGTGCTCGAGGCCACCGGCCGCTTCACCTCGGCTGCCGCCGCCCGCGCCCACCTGACCGCGGGCGCCAGGAAGGTCCTGGTCAGCGCGCCCTCGGACGGCGCCGACGCCACGGTCGCCTACGGCGTGAACACCGAGGTGTACGACCCGGCCACCCACACCGTCGTCTCGAACGCCTCCTGCACGACCAACGCGCTCGCGCCGCTGGCCGCGGTGCTCGACCAGCTGGCCGGCATCGAGCACGGTTTCATGACGACCGTGCACGCCTACACCCAGGAGCAGAACCTCCAGGACGGCCCGCACCGCGACGCCCGCCGGGCCCGCGCCGCCGCCGTCAACATCGTGCCGACCACGACCGGCGCCGCCAAGGCCATCGGCCACGTGCTGCCGAACCTCGACGGCAAGCTGTCCGGCGACTCGATCCGCGTCCCGGTCCCGGTGGGCTCGATCGTCGAGCTGAACACCACCGTCGCCCGCGACGTGACCCGCGACGAGGTCCTCGCCGCCTACCGCGCCGCCGCCGAGGGGCCGCTGGCCGGCATCCTCGAATACTCCGAGGACGCGCTCGTGTCGTCCGACATCACCGGCAACCCCGCCTCGGCGATCTTCGACTCGGCCCTCACGCGGGTCGACGGCCGGCACATCAAGGTGGTGGCCTGGTACGACAACGAGTGGGGCTTCTCCAACCGCGTGGTCGACACCCTGCACCTCCTCGCCGGCTCCTGA
- a CDS encoding carboxymuconolactone decarboxylase family protein, whose product MNARLNFFGSETGQKLIKHFNTAGQAITDSTLPRATQNLVMVRASQINGCGFCTDMHTKDAEADGETSQRLYLVAAWREAKVYTDAERAALELTEEGTRIADGAGGVSDEVWANAAKHYDEEQLIALVGLIAVINAYNRVNVIVRQPAGDYQPGHHHA is encoded by the coding sequence ATGAACGCGCGCCTGAATTTCTTCGGCAGCGAGACCGGCCAGAAGCTCATCAAGCACTTCAACACGGCAGGGCAGGCGATCACCGACTCGACGCTGCCCCGGGCGACGCAGAACCTGGTGATGGTGCGTGCCAGCCAGATCAACGGCTGCGGATTCTGCACCGACATGCACACCAAGGACGCCGAGGCGGACGGGGAGACCTCGCAGCGCCTGTACCTGGTCGCCGCCTGGCGCGAGGCCAAGGTCTACACCGACGCCGAGCGCGCCGCACTGGAGCTGACCGAGGAGGGCACCCGTATCGCGGACGGCGCGGGCGGCGTCTCCGACGAGGTGTGGGCGAACGCGGCCAAGCACTACGACGAGGAGCAACTCATCGCCCTGGTCGGCCTGATCGCCGTCATCAACGCCTACAACCGGGTCAACGTCATAGTCAGGCAGCCCGCGGGCGACTACCAGCCCGGCCACCACCACGCCTGA
- a CDS encoding polysaccharide deacetylase family protein, producing MRTPRILSPRTLITGLAVAATAVAATLTFTTGATVSHAATCNGYVGLTFDDGPSNDHTPALLNALKQNGLRATVFNEGQYAASYPSQVQAEVNAGMWVGNHSYTHPHLIQESQAQIDSEVSRTQQAISSAGGGTPKLFRPPYGETNGTLQGVEAKYGLTQVIWDIDSQDWNGASVDAIVAANARLTNGQIILMHEWPANTLAAIPRIAQGLASRGLCYGMISPQTGRAVAPDGGGGTSGGGTTGGTTGGTTGGTTGGGTGGGGGGSCTATLSAGQQWSDRYNLNVAVTGSSNWTVTVNVPSPEKVMATWNVTASYPSAQQLVARPNGAGNNWGLTIQKNGSTTWPSVSCSAG from the coding sequence ATGCGTACTCCACGGATACTGTCGCCACGCACCCTGATCACGGGACTCGCCGTCGCCGCGACGGCTGTCGCGGCGACCCTCACCTTCACCACCGGCGCCACTGTGTCGCACGCCGCCACCTGCAACGGCTACGTCGGACTGACCTTCGACGACGGGCCGTCGAACGACCACACGCCCGCCCTGCTCAACGCGCTCAAGCAGAACGGGCTGCGGGCCACGGTCTTCAACGAGGGCCAGTACGCGGCCTCTTACCCGTCGCAGGTGCAGGCCGAGGTCAACGCCGGTATGTGGGTGGGCAACCACAGCTACACCCACCCGCACCTGATCCAGGAGAGCCAGGCCCAGATCGACTCGGAGGTCTCCAGGACCCAGCAGGCCATCTCCAGCGCGGGCGGCGGCACCCCGAAGCTCTTCCGGCCGCCGTACGGCGAGACCAACGGGACCCTGCAGGGCGTCGAGGCCAAGTACGGCCTGACGCAGGTCATCTGGGACATCGACTCGCAGGACTGGAACGGCGCCAGCGTCGACGCCATCGTCGCGGCCAACGCGCGGCTCACCAACGGCCAGATCATCCTCATGCACGAGTGGCCCGCCAACACCCTGGCCGCCATCCCGCGTATCGCCCAGGGACTGGCCAGCCGGGGCCTGTGCTACGGCATGATCTCCCCGCAGACCGGCAGGGCGGTGGCCCCCGACGGCGGTGGCGGCACCAGCGGCGGCGGCACGACCGGCGGCACGACCGGCGGGACGACCGGCGGGACGACCGGCGGCGGGACCGGCGGTGGCGGTGGCGGCAGCTGCACCGCGACGCTGTCCGCAGGCCAGCAGTGGAGCGACCGCTACAACCTCAACGTCGCGGTCACCGGCTCCAGCAACTGGACGGTGACGGTCAACGTCCCCTCGCCCGAGAAGGTCATGGCGACCTGGAACGTCACCGCCAGCTACCCCAGCGCCCAGCAACTGGTCGCCAGGCCCAACGGTGCGGGGAACAACTGGGGATTGACGATCCAGAAGAACGGCTCGACCACCTGGCCTTCGGTCTCCTGCAGCGCCGGCTGA
- a CDS encoding DUF4232 domain-containing protein, with protein MRTSPAFTASALLAGALLLTACGTETADSRGSAGANIAPSPTGLRACGLPTDPAQAAQDGVRITAVSGGAIGCGTPTGSGMVKARFRVANRAAQPLTYTVKFEVVAASGEALTYADHTIEHVAPGTTAQAGVTLGPVSRNAFGAHVRIFQVRSVPAAEAPSSSGPCPPSGVRVSADRGDAAMGLRVVGLHLQNCSTRPYRLDGFPQIQLLDLKRQPVTGVSVLHGSGGVSTVAGFDDPARAMTLQPGQSASSGLMWRNTVTDGTSVNVPYVRVTARPGTQPVTVTPELDLGTTGKLAVAPWKKDDAASR; from the coding sequence ATGCGCACCTCCCCCGCCTTCACCGCCTCCGCCCTGCTGGCCGGCGCCCTGCTCCTGACGGCGTGCGGAACGGAGACCGCCGACTCGCGGGGCTCCGCAGGCGCGAACATCGCCCCGAGCCCGACTGGCCTGCGCGCGTGCGGGCTTCCCACCGACCCGGCGCAAGCAGCGCAGGACGGCGTGCGGATCACCGCGGTGAGCGGCGGCGCGATCGGCTGCGGCACGCCGACGGGGTCCGGCATGGTGAAAGCCCGCTTCCGGGTCGCCAACCGTGCGGCCCAACCGCTCACGTACACGGTCAAGTTCGAGGTGGTGGCGGCCTCGGGCGAGGCGCTGACGTATGCGGACCACACCATCGAGCACGTCGCCCCCGGCACGACCGCCCAGGCCGGCGTGACCCTCGGCCCGGTCAGCCGCAACGCCTTCGGGGCGCATGTGCGGATCTTCCAGGTGCGGAGCGTCCCGGCAGCCGAGGCGCCTTCCTCGTCGGGCCCCTGCCCGCCGTCCGGGGTCCGGGTCAGCGCGGACAGGGGCGACGCCGCCATGGGGCTGCGGGTGGTGGGACTCCACCTGCAGAACTGCTCGACCCGCCCCTATCGCCTCGACGGATTCCCGCAGATCCAGCTCCTCGACCTGAAGCGGCAGCCCGTCACCGGCGTCAGCGTCCTGCACGGCAGCGGCGGCGTCTCCACCGTCGCCGGCTTCGACGACCCGGCGCGGGCGATGACCCTGCAGCCGGGTCAGAGCGCGTCCTCCGGTCTGATGTGGCGCAACACCGTCACCGACGGCACCTCGGTGAACGTCCCCTACGTCAGGGTGACGGCGCGGCCCGGGACGCAGCCGGTCACGGTGACGCCGGAACTCGACCTCGGCACCACCGGGAAGCTGGCCGTCGCCCCGTGGAAGAAGGACGACGCCGCGTCGCGCTAG
- a CDS encoding restriction endonuclease, which yields MTRRSKSGPVGVWAEMQRQQQRQQEAHLRARAQQQREQERQQRAYERDMARQNRERQAAYRQHQEADALRRTEELDARVEALSRLLAAGSRTPAFRTAALAMPERLQPFDPGPLARPVPLPDPQRYQAQAPGGWGRANRRAQEEAQARYSHDLAAAQAAEAHRQRQLAAYRQQYDEWAAGRRAEIRRHNAGVEQLAAAVRAGEPDAVVQYFSAALYTSTGWPEGLPRHVEAAYDRGARQLVLNWELPGYDVVPETKSVRYMPTADRHKETPRPVTQRRALYRDLLAQCVLLALRDVFAADEPGVLDSVELNGFVDDHDPATGREAQIFLAAVTASRGAFDALDLERLSAVDCLVDGFHGRLSVRPEQPAPVRPGRLPDDVGRAPAPAGARPAPAAAGDAEEPDLFAMDPLAFESLVAELFRAMGMEAVTTQRSGDGGVDVDALDPAPIRGGTIVVQVKRYRHTVQPTAVRDLYGTVQHAGANKGVLVTTSRFGPGSHAFAHGKPLELVSGEQLVELLHQHGLRGRLGPTDRPPAPAATPLPGHNVLGVTWSGGVALDVCALVCRGNTVLSDDHFVFYNNPATPDGTVTAIPAAAPDKAALRVAFDALPDRADRLVLATAIDPTVNPDADLSGFTRAGIRLLDASAAELGRLDVSDGRAGETALVLGSFRRRAGGDWDFVPGGKGYEGGLEALIRDYGIDVS from the coding sequence ATGACTCGTCGCTCCAAGAGCGGTCCGGTCGGCGTCTGGGCCGAGATGCAGCGTCAGCAGCAGCGGCAGCAGGAGGCGCACCTCCGGGCGCGGGCGCAGCAGCAGCGCGAGCAGGAGCGGCAGCAGCGCGCGTACGAGCGGGACATGGCACGGCAGAACCGCGAACGACAGGCCGCCTACCGGCAGCACCAGGAGGCCGACGCGCTGCGGCGTACCGAGGAGCTCGACGCCCGCGTCGAGGCACTCAGCCGGCTGCTGGCCGCCGGCTCGCGGACCCCGGCCTTCCGTACCGCCGCCCTCGCGATGCCCGAGCGCCTGCAGCCGTTCGACCCCGGCCCGCTCGCCCGCCCCGTCCCGCTGCCGGACCCGCAGCGCTACCAGGCCCAGGCGCCTGGCGGTTGGGGCCGGGCGAACCGGCGGGCGCAGGAGGAGGCGCAGGCGCGGTACTCCCACGACCTGGCCGCCGCGCAGGCCGCAGAGGCGCATCGGCAGCGGCAACTGGCCGCCTACCGGCAGCAGTACGACGAGTGGGCGGCCGGCCGGCGTGCCGAGATCCGGCGGCACAACGCCGGGGTCGAGCAGCTGGCCGCCGCCGTGCGGGCCGGGGAGCCGGACGCGGTCGTGCAGTATTTCTCCGCCGCCCTCTACACCTCCACCGGCTGGCCCGAGGGCCTGCCGCGCCATGTCGAGGCCGCCTACGACCGGGGCGCGCGCCAACTGGTGCTGAACTGGGAGCTGCCCGGTTACGACGTGGTCCCCGAGACGAAGTCGGTGCGGTACATGCCGACCGCCGACCGCCACAAGGAGACCCCGCGCCCGGTGACCCAGCGCAGGGCGCTCTACCGCGACCTGCTCGCCCAGTGCGTGCTGCTTGCGCTGCGCGACGTCTTCGCGGCGGACGAACCCGGCGTCCTTGACTCGGTCGAGCTGAACGGCTTCGTCGACGACCACGACCCGGCGACCGGCCGCGAGGCGCAGATCTTCCTGGCGGCCGTGACGGCGTCCCGCGGCGCCTTCGACGCGCTGGACCTGGAGCGGCTGAGCGCGGTGGACTGCCTGGTCGACGGTTTCCACGGCCGGCTCTCCGTACGCCCCGAGCAGCCCGCCCCCGTACGCCCCGGGCGGCTCCCCGACGACGTGGGCCGGGCGCCCGCCCCCGCCGGCGCCCGCCCCGCGCCCGCCGCCGCCGGGGACGCGGAGGAGCCCGACCTCTTCGCCATGGACCCGCTGGCCTTCGAGTCGCTGGTCGCCGAGCTCTTCCGTGCCATGGGCATGGAGGCGGTGACGACCCAGCGCTCGGGCGACGGGGGCGTCGACGTGGACGCCCTGGACCCGGCGCCGATCCGCGGCGGCACGATCGTCGTCCAGGTCAAGCGCTACCGCCACACCGTCCAGCCCACCGCGGTGCGCGACCTCTACGGCACCGTCCAGCACGCGGGCGCCAACAAGGGCGTGCTGGTGACCACCTCCCGCTTCGGCCCCGGCTCGCACGCCTTCGCCCACGGCAAGCCGCTGGAGCTGGTCTCCGGCGAGCAGCTGGTCGAGCTGCTGCACCAGCACGGGCTGCGCGGCCGCCTCGGCCCCACCGACCGGCCGCCGGCCCCGGCCGCCACGCCGCTGCCCGGCCACAACGTGCTGGGCGTGACCTGGTCCGGCGGGGTCGCCCTCGACGTCTGCGCGCTGGTCTGCCGCGGCAACACCGTGCTGAGCGACGACCACTTCGTCTTCTACAACAACCCCGCCACCCCCGACGGCACCGTCACCGCGATCCCCGCGGCCGCCCCCGACAAGGCGGCCCTGCGGGTGGCCTTCGACGCGCTCCCCGACCGGGCCGACCGGCTCGTCCTGGCCACCGCGATCGACCCCACCGTCAACCCGGACGCCGACCTGTCCGGCTTCACCCGCGCCGGGATCCGGCTGCTCGACGCGTCAGCGGCGGAGCTGGGCCGGCTCGACGTCTCCGACGGGCGGGCCGGCGAGACCGCCCTGGTGCTCGGCTCGTTCCGCCGCCGCGCGGGCGGCGACTGGGACTTCGTGCCGGGCGGTAAGGGCTACGAGGGCGGGCTCGAAGCCCTCATACGCGACTACGGGATCGACGTCTCGTAG
- a CDS encoding DUF1707 SHOCT-like domain-containing protein produces MTGEPTPAHEPSASPPAPDLRASDRDRDQVVEILQIAAGDGRITAAELDERLDAALTSRTQRELAVLTADLPSEGLPPQAKDLIRIDQRFGDVTRTGRWLVPRRMEIRLTFCDAKLDFTEAAITHGTLDIEVDLRIGGNLTLVTRPGIVVDTDDLERSSGEITIRPTLDPDVPNVLRIHLSGESRGGDITARPPRRFPLSPRLRRNR; encoded by the coding sequence ATGACGGGTGAACCGACACCGGCCCACGAGCCCTCCGCGAGCCCTCCGGCGCCCGACCTGCGGGCATCGGACCGGGACCGCGACCAGGTCGTCGAGATCCTGCAGATCGCCGCGGGCGACGGCCGCATCACGGCGGCCGAGCTGGACGAGCGGCTGGACGCGGCGCTGACCTCCCGCACGCAGCGCGAGTTGGCGGTGCTCACCGCCGACCTGCCGTCGGAGGGCCTGCCCCCGCAGGCCAAGGACCTGATCCGGATCGACCAGCGCTTCGGCGACGTCACCCGCACCGGCCGCTGGCTGGTCCCGCGCCGCATGGAGATCCGCCTCACCTTCTGCGACGCGAAACTCGACTTCACCGAGGCGGCGATCACCCACGGCACCCTGGACATCGAGGTCGACCTGCGCATCGGCGGCAACCTGACGCTGGTGACCCGTCCCGGTATCGTCGTCGACACCGACGACCTGGAGCGCAGCAGCGGCGAGATCACCATCCGCCCCACGCTGGATCCCGACGTCCCCAACGTCCTGCGCATCCACCTGTCCGGCGAGTCCCGCGGCGGCGACATCACGGCCCGCCCCCCGCGCCGCTTCCCCCTCTCCCCTCGCCTGCGCCGCAACCGTTGA
- a CDS encoding phosphodiester glycosidase family protein: MDMEHNGTAEITRRGLIVGAVAAAGVAATGGTAVAAGDERGGHGGGDAGGPGKGQGGFKPPAYELTVAGESVVSSRVDHPVAPGIALTSFDVFGRTGWLRAHVLNADLGDSSVGVDLVAGEVSDARPLRAATDAQHAVAAVNGDYFDITETFAAEGPEIQGGRLRKGTSQASTVMAFGADRVARLADLMITGTVTVAGAGQPLAALNSPATPADGVAVFTPLWGNGDRTLLQDPGPYTELVVAGGRVTAVNAQLTATAVPAGGLIVLGRGKSAGLLAGTRVGDAVSVDFAPKSDTPGALRMALGSGSVLVKAGTAVDFPPSTGNDAPKPRTAVGWPAGGHRLLLVAVDGSANFSAGLGFDDMAALMVRLGAYEAFMLDGGGSTEIVARRPGDAAVGVVNTPSDGAERPVPNGIGLFGRRGSGQLRGLDVRPQADRVVPGLTVDVAVAGYDEAWAPAATCGHHVGWTAEPGSLGKVTDGVFRAKRSGAGVLRAQAGAAGGEHGLRVLGDLHRLAFTERTVTIDPGATVDVGLTGYDADGFDAPVAPRDVRLDYDKAVLTVTAGKDGFTVTGGADAGGTSATLTATVQGVTAKLPVTVGLIDVSLAEFEPGETWTALAARGTASIAVVAAADRPGAAADNHALRLTYDFTGQTSTSAAYAVAAPGPITLPVGTKKLALWVNGDGQNHWLRAMLSSQGTTNVPFTFATTVDWTGWRRVVGDIPAGFSDPVTLLRLYIAETAQTNKNAGQLDFDGLAAQVGQQPDLAEPPQPDPYVVEQGGLPDRRWTFAVLSDLHISAAAGLDSFSGRQAVAALGQVVASRPDFILINGDFVDNNNPADFDLADGLLRDHVPAGLPVYWTPGNHEAGLSATGGLDTFLAVTGRPNKQVLDHKGTRFILLDSHTGDMRTSDWDQVPLLQAELAKAAKDRSVTGVVVSFHHPLQDPSGAAASQLSDQLEAGLLKRWLADFREQSGKPVALFTGHAHTASVSRSDGVLDVTTPAVGKTPYSSPDQGGFFGWMHIGVDPRPARIKAGQPSPETREWLQAESRPLIDGIDLSAPARLAVGASAAVAATGVTSEFGLRFPLRFPASVTWSGGRGLVVAATASAARTARGHSGTLAVLDLTAGTLTAVRRGRVTVTVAAGGLTASAEVALG, translated from the coding sequence ATGGACATGGAGCACAACGGCACTGCCGAGATCACACGTCGCGGCCTCATCGTGGGGGCTGTCGCCGCCGCGGGGGTCGCCGCGACCGGCGGGACCGCGGTCGCCGCCGGCGACGAGCGGGGCGGGCACGGCGGCGGCGACGCCGGGGGCCCGGGCAAGGGGCAGGGCGGATTCAAGCCGCCCGCCTACGAGTTGACCGTCGCCGGGGAGTCGGTGGTGAGCAGCCGGGTGGACCACCCGGTGGCGCCGGGGATCGCGCTGACCTCCTTCGACGTCTTCGGGCGCACGGGATGGCTGCGGGCGCACGTGCTCAACGCCGACCTCGGGGACAGCTCGGTCGGCGTGGACCTGGTCGCCGGCGAGGTGAGCGACGCGCGGCCGCTCAGGGCCGCCACCGACGCCCAGCACGCGGTCGCCGCGGTGAACGGCGACTACTTCGACATCACCGAGACCTTCGCCGCCGAAGGACCGGAGATCCAGGGCGGCCGGCTGCGCAAGGGGACCAGCCAGGCGTCGACGGTGATGGCGTTCGGGGCCGACCGGGTGGCGCGGCTCGCCGACCTGATGATCACCGGGACCGTCACGGTGGCCGGGGCCGGGCAGCCGCTGGCCGCCCTCAACTCGCCCGCCACGCCCGCCGACGGGGTCGCGGTCTTCACCCCGCTGTGGGGGAACGGCGACCGCACGCTGCTCCAGGACCCGGGGCCGTACACCGAACTGGTCGTCGCCGGGGGCCGGGTGACCGCCGTCAACGCCCAACTCACCGCGACCGCCGTGCCGGCCGGCGGGCTGATCGTGCTGGGCCGCGGCAAGTCCGCGGGCCTGCTGGCCGGGACGCGCGTCGGCGACGCCGTCAGCGTGGACTTCGCGCCGAAGAGCGACACACCCGGCGCGCTGCGGATGGCGCTGGGCAGCGGCTCGGTGCTGGTCAAGGCCGGTACGGCGGTGGACTTCCCGCCGAGCACCGGCAACGACGCGCCCAAGCCGCGTACCGCGGTGGGCTGGCCGGCCGGCGGGCACCGGCTGCTGCTGGTGGCGGTCGACGGGTCGGCCAACTTCTCGGCGGGGCTCGGTTTCGACGACATGGCCGCGCTGATGGTGCGGCTCGGCGCATACGAGGCCTTCATGCTGGACGGCGGCGGCTCCACCGAGATCGTCGCCCGCAGGCCCGGCGACGCGGCGGTCGGTGTGGTCAACACGCCCTCGGACGGGGCAGAACGCCCGGTGCCGAACGGCATCGGCCTCTTCGGCCGCCGCGGCTCCGGGCAGTTGCGCGGCCTCGACGTGCGCCCGCAGGCCGACCGGGTGGTCCCCGGGCTCACCGTGGACGTGGCGGTCGCCGGTTACGACGAGGCGTGGGCTCCGGCGGCGACCTGCGGGCACCACGTCGGCTGGACGGCGGAGCCCGGCTCGCTCGGCAAGGTCACCGACGGCGTCTTCCGCGCCAAGCGGTCCGGCGCCGGGGTGCTGCGGGCGCAGGCCGGCGCGGCCGGCGGCGAGCACGGGTTGCGCGTGCTCGGCGACCTGCACCGGCTGGCCTTCACCGAGCGCACCGTCACCATCGACCCGGGCGCCACGGTGGACGTCGGCCTCACCGGCTACGACGCGGACGGCTTCGACGCCCCCGTGGCGCCGCGCGACGTGCGGCTCGACTACGACAAGGCCGTCCTCACCGTGACGGCGGGCAAGGACGGTTTCACGGTCACCGGCGGCGCGGACGCGGGCGGCACGTCGGCGACGCTCACCGCGACCGTGCAGGGCGTCACGGCGAAGCTCCCGGTGACGGTGGGCCTGATCGACGTGTCGCTGGCCGAGTTCGAGCCCGGCGAGACGTGGACGGCGCTGGCCGCCCGCGGTACGGCCTCGATCGCGGTGGTCGCCGCCGCCGACCGCCCCGGCGCGGCCGCGGACAACCACGCGCTGCGGCTGACCTACGACTTCACCGGGCAGACCAGCACCTCGGCCGCCTACGCGGTGGCCGCCCCGGGGCCGATCACGCTGCCGGTGGGCACCAAGAAGCTCGCGCTGTGGGTCAACGGCGACGGGCAGAACCACTGGCTGCGCGCGATGCTCTCCTCGCAGGGCACCACCAACGTGCCGTTCACCTTCGCCACCACCGTCGACTGGACCGGCTGGCGCCGGGTCGTCGGCGACATCCCGGCCGGCTTCTCCGACCCGGTCACCCTGTTGCGGCTCTACATCGCGGAGACCGCGCAGACCAACAAGAACGCGGGGCAACTCGACTTCGACGGGCTCGCCGCCCAGGTCGGGCAGCAGCCGGACCTCGCGGAGCCGCCGCAGCCCGACCCGTACGTGGTGGAGCAGGGCGGACTGCCCGACCGGCGCTGGACCTTCGCCGTGCTGTCCGACCTGCACATCAGCGCGGCCGCCGGGCTGGACTCCTTCTCCGGGCGGCAGGCGGTGGCCGCGCTGGGCCAGGTGGTGGCGAGCAGGCCCGACTTCATCCTGATCAACGGCGACTTCGTCGACAACAACAACCCCGCGGACTTCGACCTCGCCGACGGCCTGCTGCGCGACCACGTACCGGCCGGCCTGCCGGTCTACTGGACGCCCGGCAACCACGAGGCGGGCCTGTCGGCGACCGGCGGACTGGACACCTTCCTGGCGGTGACGGGCCGGCCCAACAAGCAGGTGCTCGACCACAAGGGCACCCGCTTCATCCTGCTCGACTCGCACACCGGCGACATGCGCACCTCCGACTGGGACCAGGTGCCGCTGCTCCAGGCCGAGTTGGCGAAGGCGGCCAAGGACAGGTCGGTGACCGGGGTCGTGGTCTCCTTCCACCACCCGCTCCAGGACCCGTCGGGCGCGGCGGCCTCCCAGTTGTCCGACCAGTTGGAGGCGGGGCTGCTGAAGCGGTGGCTGGCCGACTTCCGCGAGCAGTCGGGCAAACCGGTCGCGCTCTTCACCGGCCACGCGCACACCGCGTCGGTCAGCCGCTCCGACGGAGTGCTCGACGTCACCACGCCCGCGGTGGGCAAGACGCCGTACAGCTCCCCCGACCAGGGCGGCTTCTTCGGCTGGATGCACATCGGCGTCGACCCGCGCCCGGCCAGGATCAAGGCAGGGCAGCCGAGTCCGGAGACCCGGGAGTGGCTGCAGGCCGAGAGCCGGCCGCTGATCGACGGGATCGACCTGTCGGCGCCGGCCCGGCTCGCGGTGGGCGCCTCGGCAGCGGTGGCGGCGACCGGTGTGACCAGCGAGTTCGGCCTGCGCTTCCCGCTGCGGTTCCCCGCGAGCGTCACCTGGTCGGGCGGCCGCGGGCTGGTCGTGGCGGCGACGGCGTCCGCCGCACGGACGGCCCGCGGGCACTCGGGCACGCTGGCGGTGCTCGACCTGACCGCCGGCACGCTGACCGCGGTGCGCCGCGGCCGGGTCACCGTCACGGTGGCGGCGGGCGGTCTGACCGCGTCGGCCGAGGTCGCGCTCGGTTAG